GGTCGTGGACCCCGACGGCGAGACGAACCACAACGGCACGCACGTCGTCATGCACTTCCCGTACGCGATTTTGGGCATGACGCCGGGCGACATGGCGCCGTTCCGTGCGGCCACCTGGGGCATCGACGGGCCGGGCCAATACGGCGACGACACCCAGTGGGTCGACTACTCCGATCCGCGCTTCATCTGCATGTATCGATAACGCGACGCGCGCGAATCACAACGGCGCCGGGTTCGTCCCGGCGCCGTTTTCTCAAAAAAAAATGTTTTGCCTGTTGAAAATATTTTGTGATAAACTCCTCCAAGAGAGGCGAACGACAATTACACCATCGCGGAGGTCCAGCCATGACCCGTCGCTACGCATTCCCTTCATGGATTCTCATGGTCATCGCACTTTTCATCTTCCCGGGTTGCTCCGAGGACTCGTCGGACGGGGGCAACTCATCCGGCGATGATGACGACGCCGCCACGGATGACGACGCGGCGGTGGCCGACGATGATGTCGACGACGACGACGACGCGAGCGACGATGACGCGGATGACGATCTCGATGACGACGCGGGTGATGACGATACCGCTCCGCCGCCCGAGCCGGGTACCGTACCGGTGGACGGCGGCTACTTCGCGCCGGGCGCGGCGGGCGTGGTCGTGGATGGCGATGGCGTCTATCACGCATTCGCAACGCACGCGCGCACGCTCCACCACTACACGATCGACGGCGACACCGTGACGCGCGAGCCCGTGGCGTTTCGGGCGTACGAACCCGATGTCGCGATCGACGCCGACGGTCACCTGCACGTGGCGTACGTCGACCGCGCCGCCCCGGAAATCGCCTACGCCACGAATCGGACGGGAAGCTGGACGCGGGAAACGGTCACCGTGTTCGATCCCTTCAACTTCTCCGACCTGAACATCACGCTCGACTCCGACGGCCTCCCCCGCGTTGTCGCGGCTCAGGACACGCTGTCCTACGCCGAACGGGACGCGGGGGGATCGTGGAACGTGACCGTGTTCCCCGAGACGACCGGCTACGTGCGGCAGGCCGACGTGGCCTTCGACGCCGCCGGGCGGCCGAACGTCGTGTATTCGGCCATGTCGAGCGATGTGTACGTCGATCTCGCGGTTCGCGACGGCGACGACTGGACCACGACGCGCCTGGCGGAGCACGCTCAGGCAACCGGGCCGATGGGCGACTGCTTCACCAACTGGGACTACATGGGCGTCGCGGCCGCGGCGGACGACGAGAACGTGTACGCGACGTACGCGCTGGACGAATTCTACACGTGCATCCTGATGTTCGAGTTTGCCGCCGACGTTCACCTCGCGACCATCGACGCGGACGGAAGCGTCGCGACCGAACAGATCGACCGATCCGAAAACATGTTCGTCCTCAATTCGTCGCTCGTGGCCGGCGACTCAGGCGTGCATGTTGCGTACGGATTCGAGGCGTTTCCGATCTTCACGCCGATTCCCTCCGTCATCCGGTTCTGGGACGCGACCGACGGTCCCGTCACAGCCGTCGTGCCCGGCCTGACCCTCGCGGGAATCGGCCTCGCCGTGGGCGATGCGCCGCGCGTGCTCTGGTTCCATCCCGACGGCGCGCGGCTCGAACTCTCGAAACCCGTCGGCCCTTTGTGGACGGCGACGGAACTTCACCGATCCGTCCCCGTGACCGGGCCGATGGGAACCGCGGTCGATGCCGACGGCCTTCGCCGTGCGATCTACGTAGACGCCCGCGACCCGGGACTGCGTTACGCGGTCGAGACCGACGCCGGGTGGACCACCGAGCGCGTGTGGGATCTCGAATACGCTCCCGAGGCGATGGCGCTTGCAACGGACGCAAATGGCGCTGCGCATGTGGCGTTTCGGGGTGAGGATTCGATTCTTTACTACCTCACAAACGCATCGGGCGACTGGGCCATCGAGACCGTCGACACCTCGGACGACACCGGAAATCACTGTCGCATTGCGGTGGACTCGTTGGGGCGGCCCCGAATCGCGTATGTCATCCGCGATGAACTCGGCGATCCGCATTGGCTGGTGCGCGTCGCGACGCGCGAGGGCGGCGTATGGACCCAAGAGGACGTCGCGGGAAGCCTCGGCGCTCCATTCGCCTTCACCCTCGACGCGCAGAATTTCGCACATCTCGCCTACGGCTCCTACGAGGCTTGGTATGCGCGCGAAACCGCGGGCGGTTGGCAGTTCGAAGCGCTCGGCTTGCAGTCCATCGACTACGCGGCGATCGCGCTCGACGCACAGGGCGAGCCGCATATCGCGTTTTCGTCGAGCTTCGGCCAGTTCCTCGACTACGTGGTGAAAAACGGTGGGGCATGGACCTCGGTACGACTCGCCTGGAACAACATGCAGCGGCGCGTCGGACCTTTGGCGATCGATCTGACTGCAGCCGATGAAGCGTTCATCGTTTATCACCACGGGGACGAACTCGACCTGCGTATGCTGACCAATCAGGGCGGCACACCGTGGCAGCGCGACATCGTGGACGGCGACGACGTGGGCGATGATCCTTTCGCACTGGTGGACGGCGCGAACGTGCGTCTGCTCTATCGCGGCGCCGGAGCGGTGTGGGCACTCGATGTGCCGTAAAGGGTAAGGAAAATGGTCCGGCCGGGGGCGGCCGGGCCACACAGTCGGATGAAGCGGCCCGGCCGGAAGCGGCCGGGCCACATGTTCGGGCGAATTTCCGCCGTCTTCGCTTACACCCGGAACTGGGCGACGATGTCGCGCAGCGCGTGCGCGAGTCCGTCCATCGATTCGGCGGCCGTGTGCGTGCGTCCGGCCCCCTGCGCGGTTTCGCGCGCGGCCGTGTTGACGCCCTGGATATTTCGCGACACTTCCTGCACCCCGATCGTCGCCTCGCGGATGCCGCGCACCACATCGCGCTCGATGCCCGCGGAAAGCTCCGTCACGCGGGTCGAAACCGCGCCCGCCGATTCCGACGCGCCGGACACCGACCGCGCGATCTCCTGCGTCGTCGCGGTTTGCTCGGCCACTGCCGAGGCGATCGTCTGCGTGATGCTGTCGATCTCGGTGATGACGAGGCCGATGTCGCCGATCGCGTGCACCGCTTTGTCGGTCTTGTCGCGGATCGCGTCGATTTGCCGCGCAATCTCACTCGTCGCCTGCGCGGTCTGCTGGGCGAGTTCCTTCACTTCCTTCGCGACCACGGCGAATCCCTTTCCCGCGTCGCCCGCGCTCGCGGCCTCGATGGTCGCATTGAGCGCCAGCAGATTCGTCTGATCGGCGATATCGCTGATCATCACCGCCACGCGCCCGATCTCCATTGACCCGCGACGCAGTTCGTCCATCACCTCGCCCGCGTCGGTCGCCTGCCGTGTCGCCTTGCCGGCGATCGTCGCGGCGCGCTCGCAGTTGCGGCTCACTTCGTCGAGCGACGACGTCATCTCTTCCACGGCGGTCGCCACGGTCGTCACGCTCGTGGACATCTCCTCGGCGGCGGCCGCGATCATGTTGACGTTTTGCGACATGAACTCGGTCGCCGACTTCACCCCGGACACGTTGGCCGTGATCTCCTCCGCCGCGGTCGCCACCGCGCCCGACTGCCGCGACGATTCCTCCGCGCCGCCCGCAAGCTGGTTGGCGACCACCGTCAGATCGGTCGCGGTTTCGGCGAGGCGGTGCGTGTTGTCGGTCACCTGCCGCAGCGATTGGCGCAACCGTTCGGTGAATGCGTTGAAGGTCTGCGCGAGATCGCCGAGTTCGTCGATCGAATCGACGGTCACCTTCGCCGTCAGATCGCCTTCGGCCACGAGGTTGATCGCCGCCACGGTCGAGCGGATCGGCGTGGTGATGGACCGCGCGGAGAGCAGCGCGATGGCGACAACCGCCGCCGCGATGAACGCCGCCACGAGCGCGATCGCCGTCGCGACGCGGCGCAGCGGCGCTTTGGCCTCGTGGAGAGCAACCTCGGCGACAAGCGCCCAGTCGAGCCCGGCGACGTCCAGCTTCGTGAAGCAGGTCTTGACGGGAGTGCCGTGCGCGTCGAGCCCCGTCGCGCAGGCTTCCGATCCGCCGAGCGCCGCGTTGACCGCATCCGTTTCGACCTTCTCCGAGAGAATGGTCGAGCCCGATGCGAATCGCGAATCCGATCGCATCGTGTGGTCCGCGCCGACCAGCCACGTCTGCCCGGTTTCGCCGAGCCCCGTCGCCTCCTGCACGATGGCGTTGATGTCTCCGGCGGCGGCCTGCACGATCATCGCGCCGATCATCTTGCCGTCGTCGCCGTGCACCGGCGCGCCGACGAATGCCACCGGCTTGTCGCCCACCGGCTTGTAGGTCGAGTAATCCTCGAAGGCGACGTGGTCCTTTTCGACCACCTTTTTCCACACGCGGAGCAGGCCGCTGTGCGCGAGGTCCGTTGTGCGCACGTTCTTGCCCAGATCGTCGTGTTTCGACGACGTGTACATGATGTGCCCGTGCGCCGAGCACACGAGCATGATGTCGCCGTACTTCTTGAGATCGGCGAGCCGGGCGACCTGCGCGCCGCGCGTCCCCCACAGCTCCTGATATCGTGTGGTCGAGACGTCGTAGTTTCCGTCGGGGCTCGTTTCCATGTCCACGTGATAGGTCCGCAGGTCCTTGAACAGCTCCGCCACGTCGCGGCTTCCGGCGAGCACCTCCATGTCCACTTCAGCCTGACGCAGGTAGTTTTCGACCTGGTTCTTTTTGATCGTGCGAATCGCGGAGAGTTTCTCCTCGGCTTCGCGATCGAGCGCCCGGTCGATGGACCGGTAGTTGATCGCGCCGAGAATCAGAATCGGGACGATCCCGATTCCGAGGCAAATGGACAGCAGTTTGCGCGCAAGTCTGCGACGGATGTAGGACAGCACCATGGCGATCTCCCAAGGAAAGGCATTCGAAAAACGCGTCATCCGGTGTATCGAACGATCGGTTGTGGCGCTTGAGCATTCTTTTTTGCGAGGCGGGGTTAGCGATTGCCGTCAAGGCGGGGTCGCCCTCGCGCATTCCGCTACGACCCCGGCCGCCAACGATCGCGGTTTTCGCGCAGGACGCGCCGGATTTCATCGGCAACGAGGTCATAACCGATCCGATTCGGGTGCATGAATTCCTGAAACAGGATGTTGCCTTCGCGCGCGCGCGCGAGACGCCGGGCGGAGATCGACGAGGCCGACGTTCTGCTCGCGGGCGATCGCGATCGCCGCGTCACCCCAGGCATCGGTCGGGGCGGCGTCACCGAATGCGTCGGCGTCGATCGCCGGAACGACGATCACCGGCCACGCGCCGGCGTCGCGGCGAGACGGATCTTCGCGCGCAGCAGTTCGAGGAAGCCCGATAGCGCCGCGTCCGACCGGTCGTCTTGGGCGCGGTGCGACCAGAACCCGAGCCCGTGCGCGAGCGCCTCG
Above is a genomic segment from Deltaproteobacteria bacterium containing:
- a CDS encoding methyl-accepting chemotaxis protein, which produces MTRFSNAFPWEIAMVLSYIRRRLARKLLSICLGIGIVPILILGAINYRSIDRALDREAEEKLSAIRTIKKNQVENYLRQAEVDMEVLAGSRDVAELFKDLRTYHVDMETSPDGNYDVSTTRYQELWGTRGAQVARLADLKKYGDIMLVCSAHGHIMYTSSKHDDLGKNVRTTDLAHSGLLRVWKKVVEKDHVAFEDYSTYKPVGDKPVAFVGAPVHGDDGKMIGAMIVQAAAGDINAIVQEATGLGETGQTWLVGADHTMRSDSRFASGSTILSEKVETDAVNAALGGSEACATGLDAHGTPVKTCFTKLDVAGLDWALVAEVALHEAKAPLRRVATAIALVAAFIAAAVVAIALLSARSITTPIRSTVAAINLVAEGDLTAKVTVDSIDELGDLAQTFNAFTERLRQSLRQVTDNTHRLAETATDLTVVANQLAGGAEESSRQSGAVATAAEEITANVSGVKSATEFMSQNVNMIAAAAEEMSTSVTTVATAVEEMTSSLDEVSRNCERAATIAGKATRQATDAGEVMDELRRGSMEIGRVAVMISDIADQTNLLALNATIEAASAGDAGKGFAVVAKEVKELAQQTAQATSEIARQIDAIRDKTDKAVHAIGDIGLVITEIDSITQTIASAVAEQTATTQEIARSVSGASESAGAVSTRVTELSAGIERDVVRGIREATIGVQEVSRNIQGVNTAARETAQGAGRTHTAAESMDGLAHALRDIVAQFRV